The window GGTCGCCACATCCCGTTCGACGATCGCTTCCACATCTATGCGGACATAGGGGGTTTCGGGGTCGTTGGAGTTGATGCCCAGCGTGCGAGTGACGCGGCCCGAGTACCGTGAGCTGTCCAGCGTGAACGATATCTTGCCCTTTTGACCGGGTGCAACGTTGGCATCGTATTCCTTGGTGACGCAACTGCAGTCCGCTGTTACGGAGATCTGGAGGGGCAGGTTGCCTTCGTTGCTGAAGTGGACTTCGGCGCTCTTGGGCTGCTCGGGACTCACCCGCCCCATGTTGACCTTCGTGTTCTCCACCTTGATCACCGGTGCCGAGAACTCCACAGTCTTCTTCTCACGCACCGAGGCAACGAGCTGCAGGTAATCCTCGATAATCTTCTTTACCGTCGCGGCTTCCTGGGGTGTAGGGGCGGTCCTCGGCAAGCCCATGGTAGGAAGACCCATCACTCCCAGCACCCCGGCAGTCGGTCGAAGCCCGACATAGCAACCGAATGTGCGCGCCGCCAACTGCGTGTACTGCGCCAACGAGTGCGGCGTGCCCTCCGGTCCGGCGTCGGTGTAGATCAGGGCCTGAACCTGGCGCGGGCCGTCCGGGCCGGTGTACCACGCCAATTCTTGCCCCCCGATGCCTGCGACCGGTGTGTACGGAGACCCGGTCTGGATGAACAGGCTGTAGCCCTTCTTGACCATCAGCCGGATGTGAGGCCGCGATGGCGCGGAGCTCGGTCCGATCGAACCGACGTCCGGGACCTTCTCCAACTTCAGCACCCCGCCGAGGGCGGTTTCCCAGGCCTTCATGCCTGCCTCCAGCGCGCTCTCGATTGCGGCTCGCTCGGCAGCAGGGGCCTCGGTAGCGACGATCGAATAGCGAAGCTCGTTCAGCGGGACCCTCGCAGCATGCTGCGCCGCTGCGTCGAAATCGCTCGCTGCCAGTGCCTTCATGGTTCGAACGAGCTCGGCCCGAAGCGAGAAGTCGGTGACCTCCTGGAACGGCAGGTTCTGGTGCGGTACGGGGATCTGAAACGTAGCCAACGAAAGGACGGCGGAAGCTATTGCGCACATAAGCATATGGTCAAACTCCTAAGCCCAGCGGGCGAGACGATTCTCACGACACTAAAGCAATGATACGCAATCGAGGCCACCGCATGTAGCCGCCACCCTCGACACCGATAGCGTTCGCCAGGAACCTGGCTATAGCGCGAGTACAATTGCAGAATGTCCACAATCCTCGAGACGTTCCCCAACCCCTGCCCGGAACGTGACTACACCATCCGGCACGTCTGCCCGGAGTTCACTTCGGTCTGCCCTAAAACAGGCAACCCGGACTTTGCCACGATCACTGTCGAATACGTGCCCAAAGAACTCTGCATCGAACTCAAGTCGCTGAAGCTGTATTACTTCTCGTTTCGGGACCAAGGCATCTTCTACGAAGCGGTGGTGAACCGAATCTTGGATGACCTCGTGGCTGCATGCTCACCGCGCCGAATGACAGTTACTGGCGAGTTCAACGTTCGGGGTGGCATCAGCTCCGTGGTGACGGCGACCTACGACCACCGGACGTAGTCGGGGCGAACTCGATAGGGCAACGGGTCCGCAACACCAGCTTCCTGAAACCCGCGCAGCCGCAGGGCACACGAGTCGCAGACGCCGCAGGCAACTTCACTCTCCGAATAGCATGACCAGGTGAGGTGCAGTGGCGCGCCCAGCCGCATACCCTCCCGGACGATGTCGCTCTTCCGCATCGCGATGAGAGGCGTTGCCACGGTGAAGCCTTCGAGCCGTGAGCCGAGGGCCACCAGCCGCTCGAACTCATCGAAATAGGCACGGCGGCAATCCGGATAGCCGCTCGAGTCCTCCTCGACGGCCCCGATAAACACCCGGCACGCTCCGCAGACCTCGGCCCACGAGACGGCGATGGAAAGAAGATGGGTGTTGCGGAAGGGCACGTACGAACTCGGCGGCGACTGGGCCCGCAGGTTGGCCTCAGACACTGGGATGGTGGTGTCTGTCAGGCTCGACCCGCCTATCTCCGCCAGAAATCCGATGCTGGTCACCAGCCGCTCGGCGATCCCCAAGTGCTCAGTGATCTCCTCGAACGCCCGCAGCTCGCGTTCAGCCGTTCTCTGCCCGTAACCCACATGGAGGGCACCGAGA is drawn from Fimbriimonadia bacterium and contains these coding sequences:
- a CDS encoding DUF1573 domain-containing protein codes for the protein MLMCAIASAVLSLATFQIPVPHQNLPFQEVTDFSLRAELVRTMKALAASDFDAAAQHAARVPLNELRYSIVATEAPAAERAAIESALEAGMKAWETALGGVLKLEKVPDVGSIGPSSAPSRPHIRLMVKKGYSLFIQTGSPYTPVAGIGGQELAWYTGPDGPRQVQALIYTDAGPEGTPHSLAQYTQLAARTFGCYVGLRPTAGVLGVMGLPTMGLPRTAPTPQEAATVKKIIEDYLQLVASVREKKTVEFSAPVIKVENTKVNMGRVSPEQPKSAEVHFSNEGNLPLQISVTADCSCVTKEYDANVAPGQKGKISFTLDSSRYSGRVTRTLGINSNDPETPYVRIDVEAIVERDVATFPPGGTSLELLIDQDTVHEFFVYSPTGKSFEVKQVSCQPERYKATFEKGTRKFSSPDYPDIGEKEHEGYIVRVTIPVTEGHGGFMQGRVTVETTLTSPPMLTYSLRLSKGIQVTPGVVHMSVKDGQSDRRVVQLEQKGAAFKILDVEVSSDEIEVKQESLDDGHRYRLWLTPKQNLTKGLRAVRVLVTTDSPKQAKIPLTVWLNVEDGGEGS
- the queF gene encoding NADPH-dependent 7-cyano-7-deazaguanine reductase QueF; this encodes MSTILETFPNPCPERDYTIRHVCPEFTSVCPKTGNPDFATITVEYVPKELCIELKSLKLYYFSFRDQGIFYEAVVNRILDDLVAACSPRRMTVTGEFNVRGGISSVVTATYDHRT
- the queC gene encoding 7-cyano-7-deazaguanine synthase QueC translates to MTLDAIVLISGGLDSCVTAAIARTETSRLGALHVGYGQRTAERELRAFEEITEHLGIAERLVTSIGFLAEIGGSSLTDTTIPVSEANLRAQSPPSSYVPFRNTHLLSIAVSWAEVCGACRVFIGAVEEDSSGYPDCRRAYFDEFERLVALGSRLEGFTVATPLIAMRKSDIVREGMRLGAPLHLTWSCYSESEVACGVCDSCALRLRGFQEAGVADPLPYRVRPDYVRWS